GCGTCGGCGCCCTTCTCCTTCGCGGCGGTGACGGCGGCCGCGAAGTCGGGTGAGGCGGGGTTGTTGAGCGTGTAGCTGAGGTCGAGCCCGGCGGCCTTCGCGCTCGGTACCACGGTCGTGTCCAGGATCTTCTTGTACGCCGGGCCCGCGTCCACACCGATCATGATCGGCTTCCGGGCCCCTGCTTGCCTCATCACCTTCCAGAAGCCGTTCCACGTCAGTGACGCCGGCGGGGTCGTGAAGGTCACAGAGGGATCGCTGGCCAGCGCCGTTCCGGACGAAGAGACCCCGAAGATCGGGATGCCGGCCTCCTTGAACGGCTTCAAGAGTGCGTCGGCGCCGAGTTCGACGCCGAGCACGGCTACGGAAACCTTTTTGGCGATGAGGTCGTTGGCACACTTGCCGGCGCTCTCCGGAGCTCCGGTGGTCGAGCAGGTGATGAGCTCGATCGGTCTGCCGTTCACGCCGTCGTGAGTGTTGACGTAGCTGCTCGCAGCGTCTGCCGCGACCCTGACCTCGGGAAATGACAGGCCGCCCTGGCCGGTGTTGATGAACCCGACGAGGATGGGAGGGCCGGTCACAGGCTTGCCCCCGTCCGAGCCACTCGCGACGGAGGGCGCCTCCTTGTCGCCGCACCCGGCCAGGGCGAGGAGACCAGCGGTCGCAAGGACTGCGAGCCGAGATCCGCGAGTGATGGTGGTTGTTCGCATGAGCGCTCCGGAGTGAGGGCCGGCTCGTGTCGCCGGGGAGTCTGAGGGTTCCTCTGGGCACAACGTGGAAGATCGATCGTGCGGGGGCCTGTGGTGGCAGATCGTTGATCGGGCCACGAGTGGGTGCGCGTCCTGTGGCGCGATGCCGACGGTGTTGGTGCGTCAACGTATGGGACAGAACGATGGAGGTCTTTCGACAGATGTCACGATCTGTGCCCTCATGCCTCGACAGCTCGACAATGCGTCGGG
Above is a window of Streptomyces sp. SAI-135 DNA encoding:
- a CDS encoding ABC transporter substrate-binding protein, yielding MTGPPILVGFINTGQGGLSFPEVRVAADAASSYVNTHDGVNGRPIELITCSTTGAPESAGKCANDLIAKKVSVAVLGVELGADALLKPFKEAGIPIFGVSSSGTALASDPSVTFTTPPASLTWNGFWKVMRQAGARKPIMIGVDAGPAYKKILDTTVVPSAKAAGLDLSYTLNNPASPDFAAAVTAAKEKGADAIYFSGAEGDCTNGIKTARQLGWDKPIFAGSCTQFIKTLGSQAEGVYTQQYLLPANSRDTAPKGKQAQIDLYVKQMTAAGATDKIDSFATYGFADIMTLTDVLKGINGKITADTVKSALATYKGDVFLGAPVDCSARPLPKESCGSSIVSLKVLPGGKQKVLTGGFLDITKG